Proteins encoded together in one Benincasa hispida cultivar B227 chromosome 1, ASM972705v1, whole genome shotgun sequence window:
- the LOC120069269 gene encoding phospholipase A(1) DAD1, chloroplastic gives MRFCGMRVAQNPNLSILNQETATVRKPVYKYKLREVENNVRCASSSSTGAGGSSGCKLKVKVGKRWKEYAGLGNWEGLLDPLDDNLRNEILRYGQFVDAAYKSFDFDPSSPSYATCLHPKASLLDSSGLPSTGYRVSKHLRATSGIRLPRWLHNAPSISANSSWIGYVAVSQDKHEISRLGRRDVVIAFRGTATCLEWLENLRATLTTLPGDSPGVMVESGFLSLYTSGTESCPSLREMVREEIGRLLQSYGDEPLSLTITGHSLGAALATLAAYDIKEYFKRSAPVVTVMSFGGPRVGNRKFRQRLEKQGTKVLRIVNSEDVITKLPGFVVEEGGGVRWIQKCVEETQWAYSEVGRELRLSSRDSPHLNRINVATCHHLNTYLHLVDGFVSSTCPFRATARRILP, from the coding sequence ATGCGATTTTGTGGGATGCGGGTAGCCCAAAACCCGAATCTCTCAATTCTTAACCAGGAAACGGCCACGGTGCGGAAACCAGTATACAAGTACAAGTTGCGTGAAGTGGAAAATAACGTGAGATGTGCTTCGAGTAGTTCCACAGGAGCAGGAGGGTCGTCAGGGtgtaaattaaaagtaaaagtgGGAAAGAGATGGAAGGAATATGCTGGGTTGGGGAACTGGGAAGGCCTCCTTGATCCCCTCGACGATAATCTTCGCAACGAGATTCTTCGGTACGGCCAGTTTGTGGACGCCGCTTACAAGTCCTTCGACTTCGATCCTTCCTCACCCTCCTACGCCACCTGCCTCCACCCCAAGGCCTCCTTGTTGGACAGCTCCGGCCTTCCCTCCACTGGCTATCGTGTCTCCAAGCACTTGAGAGCAACCTCCGGAATTCGCCTCCCCCGCTGGCTCCACAACGCTCCCTCCATCTCCGCCAACTCCAGCTGGATTGGCTACGTCGCTGTCTCCCAGGACAAGCATGAAATCTCTCGCCTAGGCCGTCGCGATGTGGTCATTGCTTTCAGAGGCACCGCCACGTGCTTGGAGTGGTTGGAGAATTTGAGAGCCACTCTTACCACGCTTCCTGGCGACTCCCCTGGGGTGATGGTGGAAAGTGGTTTCCTGAGTCTGTACACCTCAGGGACGGAGTCGTGCCCGAGCTTGAGGGAGATGGTGCGGGAGGAAATAGGAAGGCTCCTGCAATCCTATGGGGATGAGCCATTGAGCCTGACGATCACGGGGCACAGTCTGGGGGCGGCATTGGCGACGCTTGCGGCATACGACATAAAAGAGTACTTCAAAAGAAGTGCGCCGGTGGTGACAGTGATGTCGTTCGGTGGGCCACGGGTGGGTAACAGGAAATTCAGGCAGCGGCTGGAGAAGCAAGGGACAAAGGTGCTGCGAATTGTTAACTCGGAGGATGTGATCACGAAACTTCCTGGTTTCGTGGTGGAGGAAGGTGGCGGTGTGAGGTGGATTCAGAAGTGTGTAGAGGAGACCCAGTGGGCGTACTCAGAGGTGGGACGAGAGCTGCGACTCAGCAGTAGAGACTCGCCCCACCTCAACCGCATAAACGTCGCCACGTGTCACCACCTCAACACATACCTCCACTTAGTTGACGGATTTGTTAGCTCTACCTGTCCTTTCAGAGCAACTGCTCGCAGAATCCTACCATAA